The proteins below are encoded in one region of Penicillium psychrofluorescens genome assembly, chromosome: 4:
- a CDS encoding uncharacterized protein (ID:PFLUO_006484-T1.cds;~source:funannotate) yields the protein MSGTGDDRWRGGPSRQSSQRQNRGGQGGQRGGNAAWSGSGPAQEQHVPVRGFNAAETKSALKRGPGEPKAAFYKPTGKDSNNQRSGGPWGSKANTMANGKDFFVELRKQVAILQRGGTPAGG from the exons ATGAGCGGCACCGGTGACGACAG ATGGCGTGGAGGACCTAGTCGCCAGTCGTCACAACGCCAGAACCGCGGCGGACAAGGTGGCCAGCGCGGTGGCAATGCCGCTTGGAGTGGCTCGGGTCCAGCGCAGGAGCAGCATGTCCCCGTCCGTGGCTTCAATGCTGCCGAGACCAAGAGTGCTCTGAAGAGAG GTCCCGGAG AACCTAAAGCAGCGTTTTACAAACCCACCGGGAAAGACTCGAACAACCAACGATCTGGTGGACCTTGGGGCTCGAAAG CAAACACAATGGCCAACGGCAAGGACTTCTTCGTCGAGCTCCGAAAACAGGTCGCAATCTTGCAGCGAGGCGGCACTCCCGCAGGTGGCTGA
- a CDS encoding uncharacterized protein (ID:PFLUO_006486-T1.cds;~source:funannotate), whose amino-acid sequence MPGLWWFTATDDNIPLLKTASVDCWDVEPGPSKDQVTRMISKEAYSFSVRSVAGINRYDGTQLGSNSPCEDRFTHGKLPSPWNDGSQWMAWAVFDGHAGWQTADLLEKQLLPFVQQSLNQVKPSLNDEPVSSDVVQRAIIQGFLNLDDSIIKTALHTAQSKEPLQEKVKKLMPAFAGSCALLSLYDPATRSLHVACTGDSRAVLGQQLPNGAWEAIPLSVDQTGSIQEETARLYEEHPGEKEIVKQGRVLGLMVSRAFGDSRWKWPLDFQQEMKERFFGPSPLTPRYDVRTPPYLTAEPVVTTTKIDPGRPSFLIMASDGLWDSLSNQQAVDLVGKWIGSRKSVPEPKYEAFDFGQGVNERFVEERTAVQDGNSAVHLVRNSLGGNHHEMVAGRLAFSPPFSRHPRDDITVQVVFFNTPV is encoded by the coding sequence ATGCCAGGCCTGTGGTGGTTCACAGCTACGGACGACAACATTCCCCTTCTGAAGACTGCGTCAGTGGATTGTTGGGACGTGGAGCCAGGCCCTTCCAAAGACCAGGTGACTCGCATGATATCCAAAGAGGCATATTCTTTCTCGGTCAGAAGCGTGGCTGGCATCAACAGGTACGACGGCACTCAATTGGGTTCCAATAGCCCCTGTGAAGACCGATTTACGCATGGCAAACTTCCTTCGCCGTGGAATGACGGGAGTCAATGGATGGCCTGGGCCGTTTTCGATGGGCATGCAGGCTGGCAGACAGCAGacctgctggagaagcagctcCTTCCTTTTGTGCAACAGAGCTTAAACCAAGTCAAGCCATCTTTGAACGATGAGCCAGTCTCGTCCGACGTGGTTCAGCGTGCGATCATACAAGGTTTCTTGAACCTCGACGACTCGATTATCAAGACAGCCTTGCATACCGCTCAGAGCAAAGAACCACTCCAAGAAAAAGTGAAGAAGCTAATGCCTGCTTTCGCGGGTTCCTGTGCTTTACTCTCTTTGTACGACCCTGCCACTCGCTCGTTACATGTAGCGTGCACCGGTGATTCACGGGCAGTGCTGGGGCAACAGCTACCCAACGGGGCGTGGGAAGCAATTCCGTTGTCTGTGGATCAGACTGGCagcatccaagaagaaactgcCAGGCTGTATGAGGAACATCCAGGCGAAAAAGAGATCGTCAAGCAGGGCCGCGTGCTAGGGCTGATGGTCTCGCGAGCCTTTGGCGATAGTCGGTGGAAGTGGCCACTAGACTTCCAGCaggagatgaaagaaagaTTCTTCGGTCCGTCACCGCTGACCCCGAGATATGATGTTCGAACACCGCCATATCTCACCGCTGAGCCGGTCGTGACAACTACCAAGATTGACCCCGGACGGCCTTCGTTCTTGATCATGGCGTCGGATGGGCTGTGGGACTCACTCTCTAATCAGCAGGCTGTTGATCTAGTAGGAAAATGGATCGGGTCGAGGAAAAGCGTACCAGAGCCAAAGTATGAGGCGTTTGATTTTGGTCAGGGAGTAAATGAGAGGTTTGTGGAGGAGAGAACGGCGGTCCAAGATGGTAACAGTGCAGTGCATCTGGTGCGCAATTCGCTCGGTGGGAATCACCATGAAATGGTGGCAGGTCGGCTTGCCTTTAGCCCTCCGTTCTCTCGACACCCACGGGACGATATCACGGTGCAGGTCGTGTTCTTCAACACGCCTGTTTAA
- a CDS encoding uncharacterized protein (ID:PFLUO_006487-T1.cds;~source:funannotate) translates to MYAAKPKLSLCIAAAQTVSRPLKSPGALPRTPISPIPAASPSSKRFSSLQVPSYSYTNNCSSKSILKKQSSAAHSSAPKSIQFKGTPTVYCVTPIENPDEYYGRHTKMTREERRWAA, encoded by the coding sequence atgtACGCCGCCAAACCCAAGCTGTCCCTGTGCATCGCCGCTGCGCAGACTGTTTCCCGCCCGCTCAAGTCGCCGGGTGCGCTGCCTCGCACTCCCATCTCGCCAATCCCAGCAGCTAGCCCGTCTAGCAAGAGATTCTCCTCGCTGCAAGTGCCTTCCTATTCGTACACGAACAACTGCTCGTCGAAGAGCATCCTCAAGAAGCagtcgtcggcggcgcatTCAAGCGCCCCAAAGAGCATCCAATTCAAGGGCACCCCAACCGTCTACTGCGTGACACCGATTGAGAACCCGGACGAGTACTACGGCAGGCACACCAAGATGACCCGTGAAGAGCGACGCTGGGCTGCGTAA
- a CDS encoding uncharacterized protein (ID:PFLUO_006485-T1.cds;~source:funannotate) gives MVCSHSLLKRHGKIKPSIRGERADQDLSNSDDTSVAIVEKCTLATEHTAKVHFLENVTADSRAHQGIHPILALESHQESMAKLVEKAMRHLPASSGNSGEQTIPVGDTSRRRPDFISATRGPGMRSNLSVGLDTGKALSVAWQIPMVGVHHMQAHLLTPRLVSCLAEPTGASSGKTGTVSPQFPFLSILVSGGHSILVHSKSLTDHTILASSDDVAMGETLDKAAREILPPSLLQEAKNTMYGKVLEQFVFPNGKADFADYRPPKNRGEEVVKHQSPWGWSVTTPFANTRSLQLSFSSISSMVGKIVRNKADVTMAYDERLALGREAMRVCFEHLASRTIIALEALRPRVQGEDETVKTLVVSGGVAANKFLMHVLRSFLNVRGFEHIDIVAPPPSLCTDNAAMIGWAGIEMFEAGWASDLSCRALRKWTLDPQADDGGILGPSGWIRAGLM, from the coding sequence ATGGTCTGCTCACACTCGCTATTGAAACGTCATGGTAAGATCAAACCTTCAATTAGAGGTGAACGCGCTGACCAAGATCTCTCCAACAGTGACGATACCTCAGTCGCGATTGTCGAGAAGTGCACGCTCGCCACGGAACACACGGCCAAGGTCCATTTCTTAGAAAATGTGACAGCGGATTCACGGGCCCATCAGGGCATTCACCCGATCCTCGCGCTTGAGTCTCACCAGGAGAGCATGGCAAAATTAGTCGAGAAAGCGATGAGACATCTACCGGCCAGCTCGGGAAATTCAGGCGAACAAACCATACCCGTTGGCGACACATCCCGCCGCCGGCCGGATTTCATATCAGCCACCAGAGGGCCCGGGATGCGGTCCAATCTCTCCGTCGGACTGGATACGGGCAAAGCGCTCTCTGTCGCCTGGCAGATTCCTATGGTCGGGGTGCATCATATGCAAGCGCATTTGCTGACACCGCGATTGGTTTCTTGTCTGGCGGAACCAACCGGCGCGAGCTCAGGAAAGACAGGAACTGTCTCTCCCCAATTCCCGTTCCTGTCTATCCTGGTATCGGGAGGGCATTCGATCCTGGTCCATTCCAAATCTCTCACAGACCACACGATTCTGGCTTCGAGCGATGACGTCGCCATGGGTGAGACTCTCGACAAAGCAGCACGAGAGATTCTCCcaccttcccttctccaggaAGCCAAGAACACCATGTATGGCAAAGTATTGGAACAGTTCGTCTTCCCAAATGGCAAAGCCGACTTTGCGGATTACCGCCCACCGAAGAATCGGGGTGAGGAAGTAGTCAAACACCAAAGTCCCTGGGGATGGAGTGTCACGACGCCGTTTGCCAATACGCGCTCGCTGCAGCTCAGCTTCTCATCTATCTCGAGCATGGTTGGAAAAATTGTGAGGAACAAGGCAGATGTGACCATGGCGTATGACGAGCGTCTTGCGCTGGGACGGGAAGCAATGCGGGTTTGTTTTGAGCACCTTGCGTCGCGAACGATTATCGCCCTCGAAGCCCTTCGGCCACGGGTCCAGGGCGAAGATGAAACCGTCAAGACTCTCGTTGTCAGTGGCGGTGTCGCTGCGAATAAATTCCTCATGCATGTGCTCCGTTCCTTTTTGAATGTGCGTGGCTTTGAACATATTGATATTGTCGCTCCGCCACCGTCTCTGTGCACGGACAACGCGGCCATGATAGGATGGGCGGGCATTGAGATGTTTGAAGCTGGCTGGGCCTCTGATCTCAGTTGTCGGGCTTTGAGGAAATGGACGCTCGATCCGCAGGCTGACGATGGTGGGATCCTAGGGCCGAGTGGGTGGATTCGAGCTGGACTGATGTGA
- a CDS encoding uncharacterized protein (ID:PFLUO_006483-T1.cds;~source:funannotate), whose protein sequence is MAPSSRRSLPGRLSGSKPKPHSKVSRSAVDSPDGAPPSKKRRYVPGGPGGGGRFIDVSKAQDTPKKNNTPRRHSSGARSRPAAREVDPKPARAPPTLLPPPPPPVPVPTTPPSVIRPRREKNPSRARYPSSTAAALALQQGDGYKPREERGWEEFHPDLDIDGKLAVFTSVDVDTPDPSGPLSLDSLATTSTTSQDSSGTPLGLSADMASPMPFKRRPGRPPRRPEAILSQLIAQQSPKVIPPPGPNPRERLTLPKPSFRLKDPFTFYERKGVGTQNYVDRTMASVGYQESDLFVRHDRRFIRMTEGAQEDDMDIIQPATTDGDVNTTVGRVEYDMDEQDEKWLEDYNLKRREDQLEPIKPAIFEITMTKIEKEWHALEKRIPKPNPKPPQTHRPRSSSAAAVNGETVGPGEEQDSRCAICDDGDCENANAIVFCDGCDLAVHQECYGVPFIPEGQWLCRKCQLLGRGTTNCIFCPNTEGAFKQTTSSKWAHLLCAVWIPEVSIGNPSLMEPVTDVEKVPRSRWKLLCYICKQKMGASIQCSNKNCFVAFHVSCARRAQLYLKMKIGHGLMDSHLLKAYCDKHVPPDWRLEHGTDAATADAIEYYRNTMHGRRWGDSQAQALSLETHPAGGHYDENQQALTPRITLTVSGNKRKRLQGPPRTVWKLPSGAPVIPQVVLNAVQATLARFTVRQRKQYAEEACKYWTLKREARRGAALLKRLQLQLETFSSMEMTRRDYVAMGVTGYKRLNRRIEFGERLYKDLDRLRMLCDEVKKREREKLKDAEMLRSIVDVVYFPTFPLLWPIFEKAQGLDGKGVFAYGLLSIRQRLQDRFYPSVATFSADLANLFTSEIGVQPAGDTAELQAQISGRAPELSLEQREKRKLAKRIIKAIQPALEDAIRKESELNRKPFEQELKELDVILDHSVMSRRGDSVEPAEGDTERITDVTAEEMELDQVPDTNADSQEAAGAKGIAPAEGQPAAETAEPAVEEQEEVQPVGDELPPSGPSGAEEPPAADEESGKNPIVRPYIAPKRLPTPPLNDEDQQLPLAQGGIQWYMEPFDPVGTTIYEERWTGRDVMRGMSEELSELDEDELKDLVDDDVDMDSAAPEALAVKAKSSSKSQRNRRRRR, encoded by the exons ATGGCGCCGAGCTCCCGACGCAGCCTCCCGGGCAGACTGTCCGGAAGCAAACCTAAACCCCACTCGAAAGTCTCGCGCTCGGCGGTCGACTCCCCTGACGGCGCACCTCCTTCGAAGAAGCGCAGGTATGTCCCCGGCGGCCCTGGGGGAGGAGGTCGCTTCATCGATGTCAGCAAGGCCCAAGATACCCCGAAAAAGAACAACACGCCCAGACGCCACTCCTCCGGCGCTCGTAGTCGTCCTGCTGCGCGCGAGGTCGACCCTAAGCCTGCCCGAGCCCCTCCAACActgcttcctccaccaccaccccctGTGCCGGTGCCGACAACGCCGCCCTCTGTGATACGTCCCAGACGAGAAAAGAATCCAAGCCGCGCTCGCTACCCTTCGTCTACGGCTGCTGCCCTTGCGCTGCAACAGGGAGATGGCTACAAGCCTCGCGAGGAACGTGGCTGGGAGGAATTCCATCCAGACTTGGATATTGATGGCAAGCTGGCTGTCTTCACGTCAGTGGACGTCGATACTCCTGACCCCTCGGGGCCCTTGAGCCTAGATTCATTGgctaccaccagcaccaccagccaaGATAGCTCAGGGACGCCGCTGGGCCTGTCTGCTGATATGGCATCTCCAATGCCCTTTAAGCGCAGACCCGGGCGCCCTCCACGCCGTCCCGAAGCCATCTTGAGCCAGCTTATAGCTCAGCAAAGTCCAAAAGTGATACCGCCACCAGGCCCGAATCCTCGAGAGAGGTTGACGTTGCCCAAGCCTTCGTTTCGACTCAAGGATCCCTTTACATTCTATGAAAGGAAGGGTGTCGGAACACAGAACTATGTTGATCGAACGATGGCAAGTGTGGGCTATCAGGAAAGCGATTTGTTTGTTCGTCACGACCGACGTTTCATCCGAATGACCGAAGgcgcgcaagaagatgacatgGACATTATTCAACCTGCGACGAcagatggcgatgtcaaCACCACCGTCGGCCGAGTGGAGTACGACATGGATGAGCAGGATGAGAAGTGGCTGGAAGACTACAACCTCAAGCGAAGAGAGGATCAACTGGAGCCCATCAAGCCGGCGATCTTCGAAATCACCATGACCAAAATCGAGAAGGAGTGGCATGCTCTTGAGAAGCGCATCCCTAAACCAAATCCGAAGCCACCACAGACGCATCGGccgcgctccagctccgcagcggcggtgAACGGAGAGACCGTTGGACCGGGAGAGGAACAGGACAGCAGATGCGCCATTTGTGATGACGGCGACTGTGAGAACGCTAATGCCATTGTGTTCTGCGATGGCTGCGACCTAGCCGTGCACCAGGAATGTTATGGCGTTCCCTTCATCCCGGAGGGCCAGTGGCTCTGTCGCAAGTGTCAGTTACTGGGCCGGGGCACCACCAACTGCATCTTTTGTCCGAACACCGAGGGCGCTTTCAAGCAGACAACATCATCGAAGTGGGCTCACCTTCTCTGTGCTGTCTGGATTCCCGAGGTATCTATCGGAAATCCGTCCCTCATGGAGCCTGTGACAGACGTTGAAAAGGTGCCGCGTAGCCGCTGGAAGTTACTTTGCTACATTTGCAAGCAAAAGATGGGTGCCTCGATCCAGTGCAGCAACAAAAACTGCTTTGTTGCATTCCATGTTTCATGCGCACGGCGGGCTCAACTCTACCTGAAGATGAAGATTGGCCATGGACTCATGGATTCTCATCTTCTGAAAGCTTACTGTGACAAGCATGTCCCGCCAGACTGGCGACTGGAGCATGGTACCGATGCTGCGACCGCTGACGCGATTGAGTACTATCGCAACACTATGCACGGAAGACGATGGGGCGACAGCCAGGCCCAGGCCCTCTCCTTGGAAACACACCCGGCTGGCGGTCACTACGATGAAAACCAGCAGGCCCTTACTCCCCGCATCACTCTGACTGTGAGTGGTAATAAGCGCAAGCGTCTTCAAGGGCCACCACGAACGGTCTGGAAGCTGCCATCTGGTGCGCCCGTGATTCCTCAGGTCGTTCTCAACGCGGTGCAGGCGACCCTTGCGCGGTTTACGGTGCGCCAAAGGAAACAGTACGCCGAGGAGGCATGCAAGTATTGGACTCTCAAGCGGGAAGCCCGGCGAGGAGCGGCCCTCCTCAAGAGActgcagctccagctcgagaCCTTTTCAtcgatggagatgacgcGGAGAGATTACGTCGCCATGGGCGTTACTGGCTACAAGCGCCTGAACCGTCGCATTGAGTTCGGCGAGAGACTGTACAAGGATCTTGACCGACTTAGGATGCTGTGTGATGAGGTGAAGAAGCGCGAGAGGGAGAAGTTGAAGGATGCCGAGATGCTTCGAAGCATTGTCGATGTTGTTTATTTCCCTACGTTCCCATTGCTCTGGCCGATTTTCGAGAAAGCCCAAGG GCTCGATGGCAAAGGTGTCTTTGCGTACGGCCTGCTGTCCATTCGCCAGCGGCTTCAAGACCGATTCTACCCGTCTGTCGCGACCTTCTCTGCCGACTTGGCGAACCTTTTCACATCTGAGATTGGCGTCCAGCCCGCTGGCGACACCGCCGAGCTCCAGGCGCAGATCAGTGGCCGTGCTCCGGAACTCAGCTTGGAACAACGTGAAAAGCGGAAGCTGGCAAAACGGATCATCAAAGCCATACAGCCTGCATTGGAAGATGCGATCAGGAAGGAAAGCGAGCTGAACCGCAAACCGTTCGAGCAGgagctgaaggagctggacgtGATTCTTGACCACAGCGTAATGTCTCGCCGAGGCGATTCAGTTGAACCCGCTGAAGGTGACACCGAGCGAATCACGGACGTCACAGCTGAGGAAATGGAACTGGACCAAGTACCGGACACCAACGCTGATTCTCAAGAGGCAGCTGGCGCGAAAGGGATTGCACCAGCTGAGGGACAGCCCGCCGCAGAGACTGCGGAGCCGGCagtcgaggagcaggaggaggtaCAGCCTGTTGGTGATGAATTGCCTCCGTCTGGGCCATCCGGCGCTGAAGAACCCCCTGCTGCGGACGAAGAGTCTGGGAAGAACCCCATTGTCCGACCCTACATCGCTCCTAAGAGACTTCCGACACCACCGCTGAACGAcgaagaccagcagctgCCCTTGGCGCAGGGTGGTATCCAATGGTACATGGAACCATTTGATCCAGTCGGTACCACAATCTACGAGGAGCGATGGACGGGCCGAGATGTGATGCGTGGCATGAGCGAGGAGCTAagcgagctggacgaggacgagctcaAGGATTTGGTGGATGACGACGTGGATATGGACTCGGCTGCCCCAGAGGCACTTGCCGTTAAGGCGAAGTCATCGTCGAAGTCGCAACGGAaccgacggcggcgacgcTGA